CGGGAAGGCATAAGGGTTGTCATTGATCTGAAACGTGAAGAGATGTCGTCAGTGATTTTAAATCAGCTCTACAAGCATACCCAGATGGAAACCACCTTTGGGATTATCATGCTGGCAATTGAAAAAGGACAGCCGCGAGTTTTTCCCTTGAAACACATTCTCCAGAGCTTTCTGGATTTTCGTAAGGATGTAGTGGTGCGCCGGACAGCCTTTGACCTCGCCCGGGCGCAGGAACGGGCTCATATTCTTGAGGGACTGATCATCGCCCTCGATAGAATCGACGAGATCATCGTTTTAATCAAGGCGGCAAAAAATCCAACCGAGGCCCAGACGGCCCTTTGTCAACGCTTCGGTCTGAGTGAATTGCAGGCGAAGGCGATCCTGGAGATGCGCCTGCAGCGCCTGACCGGTCTGGAACGGGAAAAAATAGAAACAGAATACGCGGAGATTAACGCTCTCATCAACAAACTGCAGGGCATATTGGCCGATCCCAAGCAGGTGCTGGAAGTTATTATCGGGGAACTGTTGGATATTAAAGAACGATATGGCGATGAAAGGCGCACGGAGATAGTCGTAAGCGCCGAGGATATCGATATTGAGGACATGATTGTCGAAGAGGATATGGTTGTAACCGTATCTCATACCGGATATGTAAAACGAAACGCGGTGAGCCTTTACAAAAATCAGCGCCGGGGCGGTCGCGGCAAAATCGGGATGGGAACCAAGGAGGAGGATTTTGTAGAGCGGATATTTATAGCCTCAACTCATCACTATGTTTTGATCTTTACCAACAGGGGCCGTCTGTACTGGCTGAAGGTATATCAAATTCCCCAGGGGGGAAGGGCCACCCGGGGGAAGGCGATTGTAAATCTGATCAATATTGCCAAGGAAGAGAAGGTTGCAGCCGTTCTTTCTGTGCGCGAGTTTACCGGCGACCGGTCGGTAGTTATGGTGACCAGAAAGGGAACCATAAAAAAGACGGAGCTTTCCAAATTTTCCAACCCGCGGGTCGGGGGCATTATTGCCATTTCCGTTGATCCGGACGATGATCTGATCGGGGTTCAGGTTACCCTCGGCAAACAGGACATTTTTCTCGGAACCAAGCAGGGGAAGTCAATCCGCTTCAGTGAGGATGATGTGCGGGATATGGGCCGGACCGCTCGCGGGGTCAGAGGCATCACGATGAATCGCGATGATCAGGTGGTGGGGATGGAGATTCCGACCGAGGGCAACACCATCCTGACAGTCTCCGAGAACGGGTATGGAAAAAGAACGGAGATTGGCGAGTACCGCCTGCAAGCCCGGGGAGGCAAGGGAACTATAAATCTTAAGACTTCTGTAAAAACTGGCAATGTGTCGGGAATACTGCAGATTTCCGGCAGCGAAGACATTATGTTAATCAGTGATTCCGGGCGGATCATTCGCATGAGCGCCGAAGAGGTCAGGGTTATCCACCGCAGTACGCAAGGGGTGCGGCTGATCGACATCGATGAAACGGAAAAACTGGTCGGCGTAGCCCGTGCCGAACGGGAAGAGGAACGGGAAAACGGTGAGGAACCAGACGATGCGGAACCGGAGACCGAAGGTGATGAAGAGCCGATGCTGGATTTGGATTAGGTTATAATGAATAACAATTCAGCCTATTTGCAAAAAGCGGTATGTTTTTGCGCAGCGGTCGGTCTTTTGCTGCTTGTCTCCTGCGCCCCCCGGGAGATAGTTCCGGCGCCGTCTCCCCCAAAGCCCGCCAGGATCGCCGTTGTGCTGGGCGCCGGGGCCGCACGTGGCTTTGCCCATATCGGCGTACTCAAGGTGCTCGAATCCCATAGAGTGCCGATAGACATCCTTGTCGGAACGAGCGCGGGGAGTTTGGTCGGGAGTATTTACGCGGCGGGGTTCAATGCGTTTCAAATGCAGACAATGGCCATAAATCTGCAGAAAGACGATGTGATCGATTATATCTTGCCGGATAACGGGTTTATTCGGGGGGCAAAGCTGGAGACTTTTGTCAATAAGACCGTAAACAAAATTCCGCTGGAAAAAATGCGCATTCCTTTGAGGGTGATCGCCACAGACATTCGTTCCGGGGAAGAGGTGGTTTTCGCGACAGGCAATACCGGTTGGGCAGTGCGGGCGAGCTGCGCGGTGCCGGGGGTGTTCCAGCCTGTGCAGATTGGCAATAAAACATATGTGGACGGAGG
Above is a genomic segment from Syntrophobacterales bacterium containing:
- the gyrA gene encoding DNA gyrase subunit A, translating into MENLFEKTVVTNIEDEMKRSYVDYAMSVIIGRAIPDVRDGLKPVHRRVLFAMHEMGNRWNKPYKKSARIVGDIIGKYHPHGDSAAYDTVVRMAQEFSMRYRLVDGQGNFGSIDGDPPAAMRYTEVRMERISEELLADLDKNTVNFVPNYDESLEEPTVLPAKVPLLILNGSAGIAVGVATNIPPHNLREVIEGTIALIHDPEITVEGLMQYIPGPDFPTAGFINGREGIISAYRTGRGIIRLRARSLIEKNARNDRESIVVTELPYQVNKANLIKQISELVKEKKITGISDLRDESDREGIRVVIDLKREEMSSVILNQLYKHTQMETTFGIIMLAIEKGQPRVFPLKHILQSFLDFRKDVVVRRTAFDLARAQERAHILEGLIIALDRIDEIIVLIKAAKNPTEAQTALCQRFGLSELQAKAILEMRLQRLTGLEREKIETEYAEINALINKLQGILADPKQVLEVIIGELLDIKERYGDERRTEIVVSAEDIDIEDMIVEEDMVVTVSHTGYVKRNAVSLYKNQRRGGRGKIGMGTKEEDFVERIFIASTHHYVLIFTNRGRLYWLKVYQIPQGGRATRGKAIVNLINIAKEEKVAAVLSVREFTGDRSVVMVTRKGTIKKTELSKFSNPRVGGIIAISVDPDDDLIGVQVTLGKQDIFLGTKQGKSIRFSEDDVRDMGRTARGVRGITMNRDDQVVGMEIPTEGNTILTVSENGYGKRTEIGEYRLQARGGKGTINLKTSVKTGNVSGILQISGSEDIMLISDSGRIIRMSAEEVRVIHRSTQGVRLIDIDETEKLVGVARAEREEERENGEEPDDAEPETEGDEEPMLDLD
- a CDS encoding patatin-like phospholipase family protein; amino-acid sequence: MNNNSAYLQKAVCFCAAVGLLLLVSCAPREIVPAPSPPKPARIAVVLGAGAARGFAHIGVLKVLESHRVPIDILVGTSAGSLVGSIYAAGFNAFQMQTMAINLQKDDVIDYILPDNGFIRGAKLETFVNKTVNKIPLEKMRIPLRVIATDIRSGEEVVFATGNTGWAVRASCAVPGVFQPVQIGNKTYVDGGVVSPVAVNAARQAGADVVIAVDISTRAGLSAPQGTVDTILQAIDIMSARISDIQLKNADVIIRPKVGHIGAADFEKRAEAILEGEKAASLAMPQIQQIIARLRQEGRLAN